Proteins from a genomic interval of Chanos chanos chromosome 3, fChaCha1.1, whole genome shotgun sequence:
- the spra gene encoding sepiapterin reductase a gives MAVSKATDLGKALCIITGASKGFGRSLAKEISGLLQPESVLVLVARSGNKLSELQTELDSLVAGKHLVIRCVIADLGLREGVEQVMKSVRELTAVDIDHLLLFNNAASLGDVSRYAQSFENMEEVDSYLSFNVSSALCLTAGVLNAFPRRQGLRRFVVNISSLCAVKPFPSWVLYCTGKAARDMMFRVLAEEDPDLRVLSYAPGPLDTDMQLQARSSSADSNLRQIFTVLHSEGQLLTCEQSISKLLKVLLEDEFSSGAHIDYYDL, from the exons ATGGCTGTGTCGAAAGCTACAGACTTGGGCAAAGCACTCTGCATCATAACCGGAGCCTCCAAAGGTTTCGGTCGGAGCTTAGCTAAAGAAATATCGGGACTTTTACAACCGGAGTCGGTGCTTGTACTTGTTGCCAGGTCTGGTAACAAACTGTCAGAGCTGCAGACTGAGTTGGACTCTTTAGTAGCTGGCAAACACTTGGTAATTCGTTGCGTGATCGCAGACCTGGGGCTTAGAGAGGGAGTGGAACAGGTTATGAAAAGCGTTAGAGAGCTGACCGCGGTGGACATTGACCATCTCCTTCTGTTCAACAATGCAG CCTCCCTTGGTGATGTCTCCCGATACGCTCAAAGTTTCGAGAACATGGAAGAGGTAGACTCCTACCTGTCGTTCAATGTGAGTTCAGCGTTATGCCTGACCGCGGGGGTATTGAACGCCTTCCCACGCCGGCAAGGTCTACGACGCTTCGTTGTGAACATCAGCTCGTTGTGTGCAGTTAAGCCGTTTCCCTCCTGGGTCTTGTACTGCACCGGCAAGGCTGCACGGGATATGATGTTCCGTGTTCTAGCGGAAGAAGATCCTGATCTTAGAGTTCTAAGTTATGCCCCAG GTCCTCTGGATACAGATATGCAGTTGCAGGCTAGGTCAAGCTCTGCTGACTCTAACTTGCGACAGATCTTCACAGTCCTGCACTCTGAGGGCCAGCTGTTAACCTGTGAGCAATCCATCTCTAAACTCCTGAAGGTACTACTGGAGGATGAGTTCTCTTCTGGAGCCCACATAGACTATTATGACCTATAG